GGCCAAAAAAAAGCTGGTACATGCTGCGCTCTAGATGACGTGTATGATGCCCGCCGTGTGTGTCAGACAATTGGCATTCCACACTACGTGATGAACTACGAGAGTGAGTTTAAGGAAAAAGTCCTTGATGATTTTGTTGAAACGTACCTTGCAGGCGCAACGCCAATCCCATGTGTACGCTGCAACCAACGTATTAAGTTTGATTCTCTCCTAGATAAAGCCAAACTCCTTGGCGCAGACGTACTGGTTACAGGTCACTACGTACGCAAAGGGAAGGGTGAAGATGGTAAGGGCTGGCTCCTTAAAGGGGATGACCCACAAAAAGACCAAAGCTACTTCCTGTTTGCAACAACACAGGAACAGCTGGACTTTATTGATTTCCCACTTGGTGAACTCACAAAAGAGCAAACGCGTGCCCTCGCTAAAGAGCTTGGCCTGCACCTAAGTGAGAAAAAAGAAAGTCAAGACATCTGTTTTGTACCAGAAGGTGACTACCGCAAGGTGGTTCGTAAGTTTGCACCTGAAGGCAGTATTCGCCCAGGTAACTTTGTCGATAAGACAGGTAAAGTGCTTGGTCAACATGAAGGTGTACTCGGCTTTACAGTCGGTCAACGTAAAGGCCTTGGTATTGCGCTTGGGGAACCTGTTTACGTCACTGAAATTCGCCCACAGAGCGCAGAAGTTGTGCTTGGCCCTAAAGAAGACCTTGCTGAAACAACCTTCACAGTTTCAGACATCAACTGGATTGGTGACGAAACCGATTACGACGGTAAAGAGGTTGGCCTCAAAGTACGTTACGCGCACAAAGGCATTGAAGGGCGTTTAAAGAACCTTGGCAATAACCGTGCAGAAGTGACTCTATTTGCACCTGAAGAGCAAATTTCTCCAGGGCAGGCGGCCGTTTTCTATGATGATAACCGTATGTTAGGTGGTGGCTGGATTGATATTCCAGAGCGCGCCAAACTTCCACTTGGTGAAAAAGTTAAAGTGGCGATTGCTTAAAAGAAAAGGCCCTCAAAAGGGCCTTTTTCTATGTCTCTTGTCCCTCACGAGTCGGAACAATAATTTCCCAGTTCTGGGTCAGCAGAAGTACATCGCGATCTGTGTCGTATGTTTCAAGGAAGATATTCACATATCCGCGCTTGTTTGATGATTTAGACATACGCTTATCCTTCACCACAGCTTTTACAACCAAGTTGCAGTCTGGGTGAATGCGTGTATGAAAGCGGCTATCACTGAGGTGCAGGCCAATAAGAGGTGTTTCACCAAGTGGATTACACTTCGCCATGAGGCGCATAGTAATGGCAAGCACGTTCCAACCACTGGCCACAAGCTCGCCAAAAATCGTGTCCTTTGCCGCTTCAAAATCTGTGTGCATAGGTTGAGGGTCGTACTTGTTTGCAAACTCCAGCACTTCATCAAGCCCTAAAAAGTAACTGTCCGTTTCATGGGTATCACCAATGTTGATATCCTCATAAAGTTTCGTTGGGTACTTTGCCATTAACTTTTCTCCTTCTTTGCACGTCGTGGCGCTAAATGTTTAGGGTAGGGCGCAAAGTAGGTCAGCACACTTGCGGCACCCATATAAACAATACTCCAAAACAGAAGCGTGCCCACATCAATATTTATTTTTAGGAAATATCCTGTAATCATCGGCCCTAGCGCAGAGGCACCAATACCAACAAACATAGCAATACTCTTAATCGTACCAAGGTAACGCGTGCCATATAGCTCTGGCCATAGAGAGGTAGAGGTTACAGCGCTTAGCCCTGTAGATGTCGCAATGAGTGCAAAGTACACAAACATTAAGTAAGGGTGAGGAGCGTACAACAGTACAGCAACACCAAGCATCATTGGAATATGTACAAACGGGTACATGCGCCTTGCTGTAAACTTATCAACCAAATCACCCGCAAAGAGCCCCACAAGCAAGCGTACAATCCCAAAGAAACTTAAGCCAAAGATCATCATCTTGATATCCCAGCCTTTAAACTCAGCTACAGCCCCTTGGAAAAGGAACAGGCACGTAATCAAGAAAGGCCCAATAATGCCAAATGGTAATGTCATAGAGTAGTAAGCCGTTTTTAAAACAGACCAAGGCGTATAATGCTGAATGCTATCGCCGTGCTCACGGTCCACCTTATCAGCACTTTTTACTGGATCATAAAACTCATCGTAAGGCCAAACAAGAATAAGGCCCAATACAAGAACAAGTGCCATCATCACACCACTCATCAGCATAAAGGTACTCTGCCAGCTGAGTGCACCCATAATCAGAACCGCACTTGCAGGGAGAAGCACTTCACCACTTGGCCAGCCAAGCCCTGTAATACTGACGGCTTTACCACGGTTCTCAATAAAGTAACGGCTTGTCCCAACAGATGAGATTTTAGAAAGTGTTCCTTGACCTGCAAACCGAAGCAGGAAAATCGACACACCCACCATGAATGGCGTTGCGCTATGTGTAAACAGGTAAGCCCCAACCATAAGCAGAGCCGTACTTAATACAGTCATAAGCCTAAGGTCGAGTTTATCGAGCATGACCCCAACACCCACAAGGCAAGCAGCGCTCAGTAGAGTTGCTGTTCCGTAAATAATACCAAAGTCACCTGTACTCATACCAAGATCAGCCATTAGGAAAGGTACAAATGCTGCTAAAAGAAACGTCTGCCCCATGCTTGAGCCAAAGCTATGCAAGTAGCTATAAAGAAGAGGGGGCCAGTTCTCGATGAAAAACCTGTAATATCTTTTTATCATTTTTTTGAATACAATTTTTTATTGGACAAACTATACCCTCAATGAGTAGGGTAGTTTGCATCTAAAGTCATCTTTTTTCTTTTCCTTTTTTAGCGAGGTGCCAAACAATGGGCATGTTAGCTATCATTGTGGTTTTCACCACAGTCATCGCAATTCATGAGTTCGGACATTACATCATTGCCAAATGGTGCGGTGTTCATGTGACAGATTTCGCAATTGGTATGGGACCAAAACTTTTTGGATGGACCGATAAAAGCGGTACCGAATGGAAAGTTTGCGCCCTCCCTTTTGGGGGCTATGTCAAAATGCTGGGAAACGACCCAAGACACCCTGTTCCTGAAGAACTAGAGCACAAGTCCTATACCCACAAAACACCGTTGCAACGGATTGCTATCCTTTTTGCTGGACCGCTCATTAATTTTATCAGTGGAGCAATCTTCTTTATAGGTCTCATTTTCTACTTCAATGTTGCCACTCATTACGATGTGCGTGTAACAGAAGTTCCTGCAGAAAGCATCATGCAAGAAGCAGGGTTACAAGAAGGGGACATTCTGAAAGAAGTTAACGGTATTGCTGTTGTGGATTTCACTTCATTAAGCAAAGCTTTGAACGCTGCAAAAGATGAAGGGCAATCCATCACTGTGGAACGCAAAGGGGAGACAGTTAACCTCACTTCTCCTCATTATGGTTTTGGTAACACCAGTGTTGAATTCACCAACAAACGTAACATTTACCCAAGCGTTACACGAGCCATATCAGTTGGTGTTTCTGCTAGCCTGTCCATGTTAGAGCAGCAAGCTCTCGGTGTTTACAAACTGGTCACAGGCCAAGTGAAACTAGATACATTGAGTTCTGTCATTGGCATCGGAGATACGGTTAACATGACTGTGAATGATGCTGCAGACCAGATTGAGCGCAAAAACACTCAAGAACTCAAGTCCGTGCAAGAGAGAGGCGGGATTCAATTGAATGCAGAGCCTCCTCAAGACTCAACCATTGACGCTGCCTTCCAGCAAACATGGTTTATGATCATTGCATTGAGCTTTGGTATTGGTATGATTAACCTTGTTCCCATCCCTCCGTTGGATGGTGGTCAAATCATTGTGAATACCTATCAACTTATTGCAAGACGTCCAATGCCTGATTGGGCATTTAAAGGCTACATGCTGGCAGGCCTTGGCCTGGTTCTGTTTGTGTTCCTTTATGCAAGCTATAATGATGTACTCCGCATCGTTGAAAGGCTTGGCTAAGCAATCGAAAAAAGAGTCCCACCATTTTGGTGGGGCTTTTTTGTCACTTCCGTTTGTTTTTTGTGCCTTTTCTCTTGCATATCTCTGCACAATTGCTTATATAGTTTCCAACTAAATACACACACGAAGCAGTCGCAGCTCCTGAATTTCATGTTTTGCGCATCAGTGAGTTAGTTAAATTCTAACTTCAAGACTTTGTGGAGGGCGTTTGAAATAAAACGCAAAAACTGAAAATTATGGAGATATATAACATGGCTAACTTGCCACAATTTACTATTCGTGAACTACTTGAAGCTGGTGTACACTTTGGTCACCGTACATACCGTTGGAACCCAAAAATGGGTCCATTTATTTACGGCTCTCGTAACGGCGTTCACATTATCGACCTTCAAAAAACTGTACCAATGCTTTACAGCGGTCTAGCTGTACTTAAAAACGTAGCATCTACTGGTGGCCGCGTTCTTTTTGTTGGTACTAAAACTCAAGCTAAAGACGCAATGGCTGAAGCTGCTGAGCGTTGTGGTCAGTACTACGTAAACCACCGTTGGTTGGGTGGTATGCTTACTAACTGGCGTACAATCAGCGCCTCTATCAAGCGCCTTAAGGTTCTTGAAGAGCAATTCGCTGAGCCAGAAAAAATGGCACACTTCACTAAGAAAGAGCGTCTAGGTCTTGAGCGTGAGTTCGAAAAACTTCAACTGACTCTTGGTGGTATCAAGAACATGGGTGGTATTCCAGACGCGATCTTCGTTGTAGATACAACAAAAGAAGACATCGCTCTTGCTGAAGCACGCCAACTTGGTATTCCAGTAATCGGTATCACTGATACAAACGCTGACCCAGAAGTTCTTCCTTACCCAGTACCAGGTAACGATGATGCTGCACGTGCGATTCGCTTGTTTACTCGCCTAGCATCTGACGCTGTACTTGCTGGTGTAGAAGAGCACCTAGCTAAAGCTGCAACAAAAGCTTCATCTGACGCTGCATCTAAGTCTGGTGGCCGTAAGGGTAACGTAAAACTTTCACCTAAGGCGGCAGCAGCAGCTGCAGCTGAAGAAGCATCTGAGAAGAAAGATGCTGAGAAAGTAACTAAAGTAGTTAAGAAGGCGAAAGAAGCAACTTCAAAAAAGACTGAAGAAACTGCTCCTGTAGCTGCTAAAAAAGCACCAGCTAAGAAAGCTGCTTCTGCAACTGCATAAGTAAGTCACTTTATAAGAAGGGGAGCATGTGCTCCTCTTTTTTTGTCCAATTGTTTATTTAAACACTCTTTTCATTTTGCTGAGCTTTTGTGGTTCCACACTCACACAAAATAAAAAGCCCATCTTAAAACGGCAAAGCATTGCCTTAAATCAATTGGATGAAAATGACCTAAATGCTATAACTAATCTCATGAGTAAAAGCATTGCTATTATTGGTGGAGGCATCATTGGCCTTATGAGCGCATGGCGCCTTGCACGTGCAGGCCATGCCGTTAGCGTATTTGAAAAGAACCGTACCTGCGGGTCTGAGTCAACATGCGCAGCTATTGGCGCACTTATGCCGCTACCACCTAACAAGGATGGCGATATGGCCATCTTCCAGCGCCACTCTCATAACCTATACCCAGAGTACATGAAAGAGCTCTCAGAAGATCTAGGCAAGGCGCACCCTTATAAAGCATGCAAGCGCGTACAAATTCTTCGCTCTGAAAAAGAGATCAGCATGACAAAAGAACTGGCAGAAAGCTACCCTGACTCTATC
The sequence above is drawn from the Pseudomonadota bacterium genome and encodes:
- the mnmA gene encoding tRNA 2-thiouridine(34) synthase MnmA; translated protein: MDFSLPPLVPGKAPEDTTVVVAMSGGVDSSVAAGLMHKLGYKTIGITLQLWDYTPASDGGQKKAGTCCALDDVYDARRVCQTIGIPHYVMNYESEFKEKVLDDFVETYLAGATPIPCVRCNQRIKFDSLLDKAKLLGADVLVTGHYVRKGKGEDGKGWLLKGDDPQKDQSYFLFATTQEQLDFIDFPLGELTKEQTRALAKELGLHLSEKKESQDICFVPEGDYRKVVRKFAPEGSIRPGNFVDKTGKVLGQHEGVLGFTVGQRKGLGIALGEPVYVTEIRPQSAEVVLGPKEDLAETTFTVSDINWIGDETDYDGKEVGLKVRYAHKGIEGRLKNLGNNRAEVTLFAPEEQISPGQAAVFYDDNRMLGGGWIDIPERAKLPLGEKVKVAIA
- a CDS encoding MaoC/PaaZ C-terminal domain-containing protein encodes the protein MAKYPTKLYEDINIGDTHETDSYFLGLDEVLEFANKYDPQPMHTDFEAAKDTIFGELVASGWNVLAITMRLMAKCNPLGETPLIGLHLSDSRFHTRIHPDCNLVVKAVVKDKRMSKSSNKRGYVNIFLETYDTDRDVLLLTQNWEIIVPTREGQET
- a CDS encoding MFS transporter; the protein is MGQTFLLAAFVPFLMADLGMSTGDFGIIYGTATLLSAACLVGVGVMLDKLDLRLMTVLSTALLMVGAYLFTHSATPFMVGVSIFLLRFAGQGTLSKISSVGTSRYFIENRGKAVSITGLGWPSGEVLLPASAVLIMGALSWQSTFMLMSGVMMALVLVLGLILVWPYDEFYDPVKSADKVDREHGDSIQHYTPWSVLKTAYYSMTLPFGIIGPFLITCLFLFQGAVAEFKGWDIKMMIFGLSFFGIVRLLVGLFAGDLVDKFTARRMYPFVHIPMMLGVAVLLYAPHPYLMFVYFALIATSTGLSAVTSTSLWPELYGTRYLGTIKSIAMFVGIGASALGPMITGYFLKINIDVGTLLFWSIVYMGAASVLTYFAPYPKHLAPRRAKKEKS
- the rseP gene encoding RIP metalloprotease RseP, whose protein sequence is MGMLAIIVVFTTVIAIHEFGHYIIAKWCGVHVTDFAIGMGPKLFGWTDKSGTEWKVCALPFGGYVKMLGNDPRHPVPEELEHKSYTHKTPLQRIAILFAGPLINFISGAIFFIGLIFYFNVATHYDVRVTEVPAESIMQEAGLQEGDILKEVNGIAVVDFTSLSKALNAAKDEGQSITVERKGETVNLTSPHYGFGNTSVEFTNKRNIYPSVTRAISVGVSASLSMLEQQALGVYKLVTGQVKLDTLSSVIGIGDTVNMTVNDAADQIERKNTQELKSVQERGGIQLNAEPPQDSTIDAAFQQTWFMIIALSFGIGMINLVPIPPLDGGQIIVNTYQLIARRPMPDWAFKGYMLAGLGLVLFVFLYASYNDVLRIVERLG
- the rpsB gene encoding 30S ribosomal protein S2, with the protein product MANLPQFTIRELLEAGVHFGHRTYRWNPKMGPFIYGSRNGVHIIDLQKTVPMLYSGLAVLKNVASTGGRVLFVGTKTQAKDAMAEAAERCGQYYVNHRWLGGMLTNWRTISASIKRLKVLEEQFAEPEKMAHFTKKERLGLEREFEKLQLTLGGIKNMGGIPDAIFVVDTTKEDIALAEARQLGIPVIGITDTNADPEVLPYPVPGNDDAARAIRLFTRLASDAVLAGVEEHLAKAATKASSDAASKSGGRKGNVKLSPKAAAAAAAEEASEKKDAEKVTKVVKKAKEATSKKTEETAPVAAKKAPAKKAASATA